The Hymenobacter sp. 5317J-9 genome has a window encoding:
- a CDS encoding SDR family oxidoreductase, whose protein sequence is MNLSTNTILLTGGASGIGLALAVRFLQAGSTVIIVGRRAEKLAEAQQRYPGLITRVADVADAAERAELVRWATATYPQLNVLVNNAGIQNRVQLAAPDADWDHLRQEIVINVEAPIHLSTLLIPHLREQANAAIVNVTSGLSFAPAAFAPIYSATKAALHSFTLSLRHQLQPIGVSVLEIVPPAVNTDLGGPGLHTFGVNVDEFADSIVARLAAGEQEVGFGTSEQARLASRAELDERFRMMNNR, encoded by the coding sequence ATGAACCTCTCCACCAACACCATTCTTCTCACCGGCGGCGCCTCCGGCATTGGCCTGGCCCTGGCCGTGCGCTTTCTGCAGGCCGGCAGCACCGTCATCATCGTGGGCCGCCGCGCCGAAAAGCTGGCCGAAGCCCAGCAGCGCTACCCCGGCCTCATCACCCGCGTGGCCGACGTGGCCGACGCCGCCGAGCGCGCCGAGCTCGTGCGCTGGGCCACCGCCACCTACCCGCAGCTCAACGTGCTGGTGAACAACGCCGGCATCCAGAACCGCGTGCAGCTGGCCGCACCCGATGCCGACTGGGACCACCTGCGCCAGGAAATCGTCATCAACGTGGAGGCGCCCATCCACTTGAGCACGCTGCTCATCCCGCACCTGCGCGAGCAGGCCAATGCGGCCATCGTCAACGTCACGTCGGGCCTGTCGTTTGCGCCGGCGGCGTTTGCGCCCATCTACAGCGCCACCAAGGCCGCGCTGCACTCCTTCACGCTTTCGCTGCGGCACCAGCTTCAGCCCATCGGCGTTTCGGTGCTCGAAATCGTGCCCCCGGCCGTGAATACCGACCTCGGCGGCCCCGGTCTGCACACCTTCGGCGTGAACGTGGACGAGTTCGCCGATTCCATAGTGGCCCGCCTCGCGGCTGGCGAGCAGGAAGTCGGTTTCGGTACCTCCGAGCAGGCCCGGCTGGCCTCGCGGGCCGAATTGGATGAACGGTTCCGGATGATGAACAACCGGTAG
- a CDS encoding GNAT family N-acetyltransferase translates to MIVLEPFTANDFSQLIEWVDDERLMKEWSGSLFSFPLSEAGLRWYVEGSNDFNDPDVFIYKAVETATGVTVGHISLGGISQRDRAGRITRVLVGKSTERRRGICQGMVKALLRIGFEDLKLHRISLGVYDFNTAAIKCYLKCGFTQEGVLRDVVRHGDDYWSLVEMGILEDEWRAAQAG, encoded by the coding sequence ATGATTGTACTCGAACCCTTCACCGCCAACGACTTCAGCCAGCTCATTGAATGGGTGGACGACGAGCGGCTTATGAAAGAGTGGAGCGGCTCGCTGTTTTCCTTCCCCCTCTCAGAGGCCGGCCTGCGCTGGTACGTAGAGGGCTCCAATGACTTCAACGACCCCGATGTGTTCATCTACAAAGCCGTGGAAACGGCCACGGGCGTCACGGTGGGGCACATTTCGCTGGGTGGCATCAGCCAGCGCGACCGCGCCGGGCGCATCACCCGCGTGCTGGTGGGCAAGAGCACCGAGCGCCGCCGCGGCATTTGCCAGGGCATGGTGAAGGCCCTGCTGCGCATTGGGTTCGAGGACCTGAAGCTGCACCGCATCAGCCTGGGGGTGTACGATTTCAACACGGCGGCCATCAAGTGCTACCTCAAATGCGGCTTCACGCAGGAGGGCGTGCTGCGCGACGTGGTGCGCCATGGCGACGACTACTGGAGCCTGGTGGAAATGGGCATTCTGGAAGACGAGTGGCGGGCCGCGCAGGCAGGCTAG
- a CDS encoding SDR family oxidoreductase: MPDLQQQIVLVTGATSGLGQVTATELAKMGAHVVILARNADKAATTQHEIQSAAGHQRVDVLLADLADLSQVRRAAAEFNARYPRLDVLVNNAGLIFGAERQLSPDGNELGVATNHLGPFLLTALLFDKLRASPAARIVNLASAAYRVAKPNLADFQSARDYSAMRVYGNTKLYNILFTQELARRLRAHGIANVTTNAVHPGVVATSFGASAGGWLSKLTALARPFMVSVEKGAETSIFLASAPEVAAISGGFFAKKKAEAVKHSFNTLEHARQLWQLSEQLTGVKFLD, encoded by the coding sequence ATGCCCGACCTTCAGCAGCAAATCGTCCTCGTTACCGGCGCCACGTCCGGCCTCGGCCAGGTCACCGCCACCGAACTGGCCAAAATGGGCGCCCACGTCGTCATCCTGGCCCGCAACGCCGACAAGGCCGCCACCACGCAGCACGAAATCCAGTCCGCCGCCGGCCACCAGCGCGTCGACGTGCTGCTGGCCGACCTGGCCGACCTGAGCCAAGTGCGCCGCGCCGCCGCCGAGTTCAACGCCCGCTACCCGCGCCTCGACGTGCTGGTGAACAACGCCGGCCTCATTTTCGGCGCCGAGCGCCAGCTTTCGCCCGACGGCAACGAGCTGGGCGTGGCCACCAACCACCTCGGGCCCTTCCTGCTCACGGCGCTGCTCTTCGACAAGCTGCGCGCCAGCCCGGCCGCCCGCATCGTGAACCTGGCTTCGGCCGCCTACCGCGTGGCCAAGCCCAACCTGGCCGATTTTCAGTCGGCGCGCGACTACAGCGCCATGCGCGTCTACGGCAACACCAAGCTCTACAACATCCTGTTCACGCAGGAGCTGGCCCGGCGCCTGCGCGCCCACGGCATCGCCAACGTGACCACCAACGCCGTGCACCCCGGCGTGGTGGCCACCAGCTTCGGGGCCAGCGCCGGCGGCTGGCTGAGCAAGCTCACGGCCCTGGCCCGCCCGTTCATGGTTTCGGTAGAAAAAGGAGCCGAAACCAGCATCTTCCTGGCCTCGGCGCCCGAAGTGGCGGCCATCAGCGGCGGCTTCTTTGCCAAGAAAAAAGCGGAGGCCGTGAAGCATTCTTTTAACACCCTGGAGCACGCCCGCCAGTTGTGGCAGCTCAGCGAGCAACTGACGGGCGTGAAGTTTCTGGACTAA
- the pncA gene encoding bifunctional nicotinamidase/pyrazinamidase, with protein MKALLLIDIQTDFLPGGRLAVPEGDAIIPLVNALQPHFELVVASQDWHPAGHKSFASSHPGRSQFEQIDLHGLPQVLWPDHCTQASAGADLAPALHPERIEAIFRKGTSVEIDSYSAFFDNGHRKSTGLADYLRGRGVTDVYLAGLAGDYCVYYSALDALAAGFATTVITDATRAISAEGFAAALADLRAKGASLIDSASVLDQLRTNA; from the coding sequence ATGAAAGCTCTCCTGCTCATCGACATTCAAACCGATTTCCTGCCCGGCGGCCGACTGGCCGTGCCCGAAGGCGACGCCATTATCCCGCTGGTGAATGCGCTGCAGCCGCATTTTGAGCTGGTGGTGGCCTCGCAGGACTGGCACCCGGCCGGGCACAAAAGCTTTGCCAGCAGCCACCCCGGCCGCAGCCAGTTCGAGCAAATCGACCTGCACGGCCTGCCGCAAGTGCTGTGGCCCGACCACTGCACCCAGGCCAGCGCCGGTGCCGACCTTGCCCCCGCTCTGCACCCCGAGCGCATCGAGGCCATCTTCCGCAAGGGCACTTCGGTCGAAATTGATAGCTACAGCGCCTTCTTCGACAACGGCCACCGCAAAAGCACTGGCCTGGCCGACTACCTGCGTGGCCGCGGCGTGACGGACGTGTACCTGGCCGGCCTCGCTGGCGACTACTGCGTTTACTACTCCGCGCTGGATGCATTGGCAGCCGGCTTCGCCACCACCGTCATCACCGACGCCACCCGGGCCATCAGCGCCGAGGGCTTTGCCGCCGCGCTGGCCGATTTGCGGGCTAAAGGGGCTTCGCTGATTGATAGTGCCAGCGTGCTGGACCAGCTTCGGACCAATGCCTAA
- a CDS encoding LamG-like jellyroll fold domain-containing protein has translation MKQLYSFLRSSRRSALGLLLALGGGTLGAHAQTNSSLLFNGSTKYVQANTVTLNTSALSLEGWVKVTAFKTAFPYITSIMGIEDGNAAAMLRFGDATIPAGKLQFVLTVGTVQYKVTSNATCTANTWYHVAGTFDGTAMKLYINGALDNSTAVTGTAAATGVFYLGRNYEALRTLNGSLDELRVWTRALTAAEILANPCQVSPTATGLEAYWRLNEGTGLTTQDLTGKGHTGTLVGMAATDWSTNVPTQCLVPTATLAGATLPNGLQVQVLGNPVAGRQAEVEIDGAQGQPVVLTLCNLLGAEVWQQRLSGTRASVAVPAAAGLYVLRASTPNQTTSVKLVRQ, from the coding sequence ATGAAGCAACTGTACTCTTTTCTTCGTTCATCCCGCCGCTCGGCGCTGGGCCTTCTGCTGGCACTGGGCGGTGGCACCCTCGGCGCGCACGCCCAGACCAACAGCTCGCTGCTCTTCAACGGCTCGACCAAGTATGTGCAGGCCAATACCGTGACGCTGAACACCAGCGCCCTGAGTCTGGAAGGCTGGGTGAAAGTCACGGCCTTCAAAACCGCTTTCCCGTACATCACCAGCATCATGGGCATCGAGGACGGAAACGCGGCCGCCATGCTCCGCTTTGGCGATGCCACCATTCCGGCTGGGAAGCTGCAGTTTGTGCTCACCGTGGGCACGGTGCAATACAAAGTCACCTCGAATGCTACCTGCACGGCCAACACCTGGTACCACGTGGCGGGCACCTTCGACGGCACGGCCATGAAACTCTACATCAACGGTGCATTGGACAACAGCACTGCCGTGACCGGCACGGCCGCCGCCACCGGCGTGTTTTACCTGGGCCGCAACTACGAAGCCCTGCGCACCCTGAACGGCTCCCTGGATGAGCTGCGCGTGTGGACCCGGGCGCTGACCGCCGCCGAAATCCTGGCCAATCCCTGCCAGGTAAGCCCCACCGCCACGGGCCTGGAAGCCTACTGGCGCCTCAACGAAGGAACCGGCCTCACCACGCAGGACCTCACTGGCAAAGGCCACACCGGCACCCTCGTTGGCATGGCGGCCACCGACTGGTCGACCAATGTGCCCACGCAGTGCCTGGTGCCCACCGCCACCCTGGCCGGCGCCACGCTGCCCAACGGCCTGCAGGTGCAAGTGCTGGGCAACCCCGTGGCCGGGCGGCAGGCCGAGGTCGAAATCGACGGGGCCCAGGGCCAGCCCGTGGTGCTCACGCTCTGCAACCTGCTCGGTGCGGAGGTGTGGCAGCAGCGCCTGAGCGGCACCCGCGCCAGCGTGGCAGTGCCCGCCGCCGCCGGCCTCTACGTCCTGCGCGCCAGCACGCCCAACCAAACCACTTCCGTAAAGCTGGTGCGGCAATAA
- a CDS encoding LamG-like jellyroll fold domain-containing protein → MNSNTAVRSYRVNLGRLSVYNNTLVTTRPTANFTADATTVTTNQPIVFANSSTNATSFVWTFAGGTPATSTDVNPVVRYAAAGTYAVKLRAQNAVGRDSLTRTAYIRVVTPPAAGSNTALLFDGVGKYVDAGVIALNPTGFSLECWVKANSFKLGSPFISSVIGMEDGGVNNAQIRLGDANITGDRPQFVMNTGTLSRKVTSATTLSAGTWYHLAATYDGSAMKLYINGVLNASLNATTTPTANAAFSFGRNYASSRCLDGSIDEVRVWQRALTAAEILANACDVPANAPGLEGYWKLNEATGLVANDLTGHGHTGNLIGMNAADWSANVPTACPAITAALPGRAATELQVLVYGNPVAGGQAEVEIRGQRTQPVTLQVSNALGAVVWEHTLSNAAVRTIVPLPGAAGLYVLRASTPAGSTTVKLLKQ, encoded by the coding sequence GTGAACAGCAACACCGCCGTGCGCAGCTACCGCGTGAACCTGGGCCGGCTCAGCGTGTACAACAACACGCTGGTGACTACCCGGCCCACGGCCAATTTCACCGCCGACGCCACCACCGTCACCACCAACCAGCCCATCGTCTTCGCCAACTCTTCCACCAACGCCACGAGCTTTGTGTGGACGTTTGCGGGCGGCACCCCGGCCACCAGCACCGACGTGAACCCGGTGGTCCGCTACGCCGCAGCCGGTACCTACGCCGTGAAGCTGCGCGCGCAGAATGCCGTGGGACGCGACTCGCTCACCCGCACGGCCTACATCCGGGTGGTCACGCCGCCGGCCGCCGGCAGCAACACCGCTTTGTTGTTCGATGGCGTGGGTAAATACGTGGACGCCGGCGTCATTGCGCTTAATCCCACGGGATTCAGCCTGGAGTGCTGGGTGAAAGCCAATTCGTTCAAGCTGGGTTCGCCTTTCATTTCCAGCGTGATTGGCATGGAAGACGGCGGCGTGAACAACGCCCAGATTCGCCTCGGCGATGCCAACATTACCGGCGACCGGCCCCAGTTTGTGATGAACACCGGCACGCTCTCGCGCAAGGTCACATCGGCCACCACGCTCAGCGCCGGCACTTGGTACCACCTGGCCGCCACCTACGACGGCTCGGCCATGAAGCTTTACATCAACGGCGTGCTCAACGCTTCGCTGAACGCCACCACCACGCCCACGGCGAATGCGGCTTTCTCCTTCGGCCGCAACTACGCCAGCAGCCGCTGCCTCGACGGCTCCATCGACGAGGTGCGGGTGTGGCAGCGCGCCCTGACCGCCGCCGAAATCCTAGCCAACGCCTGCGACGTACCTGCCAACGCGCCTGGTTTGGAAGGCTACTGGAAGCTCAACGAAGCCACTGGCCTGGTGGCCAACGACCTCACCGGCCACGGCCACACCGGCAACCTGATTGGCATGAATGCCGCCGACTGGTCGGCCAACGTGCCCACGGCTTGCCCGGCCATCACGGCCGCGCTGCCGGGCCGCGCCGCTACCGAGCTGCAGGTGCTGGTGTATGGCAACCCCGTGGCCGGCGGCCAGGCCGAGGTGGAAATCCGCGGCCAGCGCACCCAGCCCGTGACCCTGCAGGTGAGCAACGCGCTGGGTGCCGTGGTGTGGGAGCACACCTTGTCGAACGCCGCCGTGCGCACCATCGTGCCCCTGCCCGGTGCGGCCGGCCTCTACGTGCTGCGGGCCAGCACCCCGGCCGGCAGCACCACCGTGAAGCTCCTGAAGCAGTAG
- a CDS encoding phosphatase PAP2 family protein — protein sequence MKFLASLALAGSLLTAAAPAAQAQTKGTSPYHTRFAVDGPIILGLGATSAFGLYRVQQKSGLSDAELANLKKEDVPSFDRFSAGWYSDNWQTASDLLCYPTLVIAPALLALNDNVRSRYGQVLGLYVQTMLASDALFTTSVGNIYRYRPYLYGTEGGSGRTGKIATNSFFAGHTAHTATATFFAAKVLHDFNPGYEGEGLVWGAAAVVPAAVAYSRVKAGKHFLSDNIVGYTVGATMGILVPQLHKNKGAGVSLAPLQGLNVNGYSYSGMMLTKQL from the coding sequence ATGAAATTTCTCGCCTCGCTGGCCCTCGCGGGCTCCCTGCTCACCGCCGCCGCGCCGGCCGCCCAGGCCCAAACCAAAGGCACCTCGCCCTACCACACTCGCTTCGCCGTCGATGGCCCCATCATTCTGGGGCTGGGCGCCACCAGCGCCTTCGGCCTCTACCGCGTGCAGCAGAAAAGCGGGCTGAGCGATGCCGAACTGGCCAATCTGAAAAAAGAAGACGTGCCGAGCTTCGACCGCTTCTCGGCCGGCTGGTACAGCGACAACTGGCAGACGGCCAGCGACCTGCTGTGCTACCCCACGCTGGTCATCGCGCCCGCCCTGCTGGCCCTGAACGACAACGTGCGCAGCCGCTACGGCCAGGTGCTGGGCCTCTACGTGCAAACCATGCTGGCCTCCGACGCGCTGTTTACCACTTCGGTGGGCAACATCTACCGCTACCGGCCCTACCTCTACGGCACCGAGGGTGGTAGCGGCCGCACGGGCAAAATCGCCACCAACTCTTTCTTTGCCGGCCACACGGCCCACACGGCCACGGCCACCTTCTTCGCTGCCAAGGTGTTGCACGATTTCAACCCCGGCTATGAAGGCGAGGGCCTTGTCTGGGGGGCCGCTGCCGTGGTGCCGGCCGCCGTGGCCTACAGCCGCGTCAAGGCCGGTAAGCACTTCCTGTCCGACAACATCGTGGGCTATACCGTGGGCGCTACCATGGGCATCCTGGTGCCGCAACTGCACAAAAACAAAGGCGCCGGCGTGTCGCTGGCCCCCCTGCAGGGCCTGAACGTGAACGGCTATTCCTACAGCGGCATGATGCTGACCAAGCAGTTGTAG
- a CDS encoding heparan-alpha-glucosaminide N-acetyltransferase domain-containing protein, with product MVQDYASLPESQPHTSPRIRVQAIDVVRGLVMVIMALDHIREFWSPTAVRAEDVAQASALLFFTRWVTHFCAPTFVFLSGCSIFLSQQKQPSRGAMSRFLLTRGLWLVFLELVVINFILQWGAYNLLLLQVIWAIGWGMVLLAGLLWLPRPLLAALALAIIAGHNLLPNIQPVTAANAPWALLHNAPFLLPVPHLPPMLVAYSIGPWLGVMLAGYVVGPWFRLPLSERSRRLRLAGVAALAVFVVVRALNVYGDPGPWSVQPRGAFYTLLSFINITKYPPSLLFLCLTLGVALLLLSGAETAGGRLVGWLRTFGQVPFFYYILHLVLISSGAWLWSYLAFGHPFNFSFATPKDWPAGYQPNLGRAYVVWAAVVLLLYWPCRWYQGYKQRHSYWWLSYL from the coding sequence ATGGTTCAAGACTACGCCTCCCTGCCAGAATCTCAACCGCATACCTCGCCCCGCATCCGGGTGCAGGCCATCGACGTGGTGCGCGGCCTGGTAATGGTCATCATGGCCCTCGACCACATCCGCGAGTTCTGGAGCCCCACGGCGGTGCGGGCCGAAGACGTGGCCCAGGCCTCGGCGCTGCTGTTTTTCACGCGGTGGGTCACGCATTTTTGCGCCCCCACGTTCGTGTTTTTGTCGGGCTGCAGCATCTTTCTCTCGCAGCAGAAGCAGCCCAGCCGCGGGGCCATGAGCCGGTTTTTACTCACGCGTGGGCTGTGGCTGGTGTTTCTGGAACTGGTCGTCATCAACTTCATCCTGCAGTGGGGAGCTTACAACCTGCTGTTGCTGCAGGTCATCTGGGCCATCGGCTGGGGCATGGTGCTGCTGGCGGGCCTGCTGTGGCTGCCGCGCCCGCTGCTGGCCGCGCTGGCGCTGGCCATCATTGCGGGGCACAACTTGTTGCCCAATATCCAGCCCGTGACGGCGGCCAATGCGCCGTGGGCTTTGCTGCACAATGCGCCCTTCTTGCTGCCCGTCCCGCATTTGCCGCCCATGCTGGTGGCCTACTCCATTGGCCCGTGGCTGGGCGTGATGCTGGCGGGCTACGTGGTGGGGCCGTGGTTCAGACTGCCGCTGTCCGAACGCTCGCGCCGCCTGCGCCTGGCGGGCGTGGCCGCGCTGGCGGTGTTCGTGGTGGTGCGGGCGCTCAACGTGTACGGCGACCCCGGCCCGTGGAGCGTGCAGCCGCGCGGAGCATTCTACACGTTGCTTTCGTTCATCAACATCACCAAATACCCGCCTTCGCTGTTGTTTCTGTGCCTCACGCTGGGGGTGGCGCTGCTGCTGCTCAGCGGCGCCGAAACCGCCGGCGGGCGGCTGGTGGGGTGGTTGCGCACGTTCGGGCAGGTGCCGTTTTTCTACTACATCCTACATCTGGTGCTCATCAGCAGCGGGGCCTGGCTGTGGTCGTACCTGGCGTTTGGACACCCGTTCAACTTCTCCTTCGCCACACCCAAAGACTGGCCGGCGGGCTACCAGCCCAACCTGGGGCGCGCCTACGTGGTGTGGGCGGCCGTGGTGCTGCTGCTCTATTGGCCGTGCCGCTGGTACCAGGGCTACAAGCAGCGGCATAGCTATTGGTGGCTCTCCTATCTGTAG
- a CDS encoding mechanosensitive ion channel domain-containing protein produces MTEVQHYLSHLPDVFTTLGVLLAGFASGLVAHLLIFSVLQAFARREDSAVARSLARHLRRPSAWFFPILAISLVLPLAMLPPRPHEVVRRIVEMSLTLAFAWGLIKTLDVLQDLVQRRYQLSSADNLRVRKLFTQLQFLKKLAASLVLFVAVGLVLMSFETVRRLGTGLLTSAGIASVIVGFAAQRSISNLLAGFQIAFTQPIRIDDVLVVEGEWGRVEEITFTYVVLSIWDERRLVLPLNYFIEKPFQNWTRNNSQILGTVLLQADYTVPVEAVRAELRRIVDGSPHWDSRVCVLHVTDAKERTLELRCLVSAANASAVWELRCAVREQLVGFLQREYPGSLPRTRAEVALTSGAAGVAPIGA; encoded by the coding sequence ATGACCGAAGTCCAGCATTACCTAAGCCATTTGCCCGACGTTTTCACGACCCTGGGGGTGCTGCTGGCCGGTTTTGCGAGCGGGCTGGTGGCGCACCTGCTCATTTTCAGTGTGCTGCAGGCCTTTGCGCGGCGCGAAGACTCGGCGGTGGCGCGGTCGCTGGCCCGGCACCTGCGGCGGCCCAGCGCGTGGTTTTTCCCCATACTGGCCATTTCGCTGGTGCTGCCGTTGGCCATGCTGCCGCCCCGGCCGCACGAAGTCGTGCGCCGCATCGTGGAAATGAGCCTGACGCTGGCCTTCGCCTGGGGCCTCATCAAAACCCTCGACGTGCTGCAGGACCTGGTGCAGCGCCGCTACCAGCTCAGCAGCGCCGACAACCTGCGCGTGCGCAAGCTGTTCACGCAGCTGCAGTTTCTCAAAAAGCTGGCCGCCTCGCTCGTGCTGTTTGTGGCCGTAGGGCTGGTGCTCATGAGCTTTGAGACGGTGCGGCGGCTGGGCACGGGCCTGCTCACCTCGGCCGGCATTGCCAGCGTTATTGTCGGCTTTGCGGCCCAGCGCTCCATCAGCAACCTGCTGGCGGGCTTTCAGATAGCCTTCACCCAGCCCATCCGCATCGACGACGTGCTGGTGGTGGAAGGCGAGTGGGGCCGCGTCGAGGAAATCACGTTTACCTACGTGGTGCTCAGCATCTGGGACGAGCGCCGGCTGGTGCTGCCGCTCAATTACTTCATCGAAAAACCCTTCCAGAACTGGACCCGCAACAACTCCCAGATTCTGGGCACGGTGCTCCTGCAGGCCGACTATACCGTGCCCGTCGAGGCCGTGCGCGCCGAGCTGCGGCGCATTGTGGATGGCAGCCCGCACTGGGATTCGCGGGTGTGCGTGCTACACGTCACCGACGCCAAGGAGCGCACCCTGGAGCTGCGCTGCCTGGTGAGCGCCGCCAACGCCTCGGCCGTATGGGAGCTGCGCTGCGCCGTGCGCGAGCAGCTGGTGGGCTTTCTGCAGCGCGAATACCCCGGCAGCCTGCCCCGCACCCGCGCCGAGGTAGCGCTCACGTCGGGCGCAGCGGGTGTGGCGCCCATCGGCGCCTAG
- a CDS encoding GrpB family protein, protein MPASARFKKSRPVVLRPHQPTWAQEFAETARRIGGAAGPAILRIDHIGSTAVPGLAAKDIIDIQVTVASLDDIAELTHPLWQAGFRQGAFDYDTYHGLPPQSVELRKLYLREPLGGRRTHIHVREAGRFNARFALLFRDYLRANDAARDEYELLKRRASEIFPDSIDGYLYLKEPVFHLIYQAAELWAAKRRWKPDFSGQ, encoded by the coding sequence ATGCCTGCATCTGCGCGGTTCAAAAAATCCCGGCCGGTGGTGCTGCGGCCCCACCAGCCCACCTGGGCCCAAGAGTTTGCCGAAACTGCTCGCCGCATCGGCGGGGCCGCGGGCCCGGCCATTTTGCGCATCGACCACATTGGCTCCACGGCCGTGCCCGGACTGGCCGCCAAAGACATCATCGACATTCAGGTGACGGTGGCCAGCCTCGACGACATCGCCGAGCTGACGCACCCGCTCTGGCAAGCGGGCTTCCGGCAGGGCGCTTTCGATTACGACACCTACCACGGCCTGCCCCCGCAGTCGGTGGAGCTGCGCAAGCTTTACTTGCGCGAGCCGCTGGGCGGGCGCCGCACCCACATCCACGTTCGCGAGGCCGGGCGCTTCAACGCTCGGTTTGCCCTACTTTTTCGGGACTACCTGCGAGCCAACGACGCCGCCCGCGACGAGTACGAGCTGTTAAAGCGTCGAGCCAGCGAGATTTTTCCGGACAGCATCGACGGCTACCTCTACCTGAAGGAGCCGGTTTTTCACCTCATTTACCAGGCTGCCGAGCTGTGGGCCGCCAAAAGGCGCTGGAAACCCGATTTCAGCGGCCAGTAA